One Cyanobium sp. Tous-M-B4 DNA window includes the following coding sequences:
- a CDS encoding phycocyanin subunit beta codes for MFDAFTKVVAQADARGEFINAGQIDALASMVAESNKRMDTVNRITSNASAIVTNAARDLFDQQPALIAPGGNAYTHRRMAACLRDMEIILRYVTYAVFTGDASVLEDRCLNGLRETYLALGVPGASVAEGVRKMKDAAISIANDRNGITPGDCSALMSEVGTYFDRAAAAVG; via the coding sequence ATGTTCGACGCCTTCACCAAGGTTGTTGCCCAGGCTGATGCCCGTGGCGAATTCATCAACGCCGGCCAGATCGATGCCCTCGCATCGATGGTTGCCGAAAGCAACAAGCGCATGGACACGGTGAACCGCATCACCTCCAACGCTTCTGCCATCGTTACCAACGCTGCTCGCGATCTCTTCGATCAGCAGCCCGCCTTGATCGCTCCTGGCGGCAACGCTTACACCCATCGCCGCATGGCTGCTTGCCTGCGCGACATGGAGATCATCCTCCGCTACGTCACCTACGCCGTTTTCACTGGCGATGCTTCCGTGCTGGAAGACCGCTGCCTCAACGGCCTGCGTGAGACCTACCTCGCCCTCGGCGTTCCTGGCGCTTCCGTGGCAGAAGGCGTTCGCAAAATGAAGGACGCTGCTATCTCGATCGCTAACGATCGCAACGGCATCACCCCTGGCGATTGCTCCGCCCTGATGTCCGAAGTTGGCACCTACTTCGACCGCGCTGCTGCTGCAGTCGGCTGA